One Penaeus chinensis breed Huanghai No. 1 chromosome 12, ASM1920278v2, whole genome shotgun sequence DNA segment encodes these proteins:
- the LOC125031176 gene encoding zwei Ig domain protein zig-8-like encodes MELPLRIRLAEILQLLLVFSRGDPTAGTFLNSYGKAFEGSEGRPHTQPWEPPPSSGPVFDPSPPHNVTAVKGENAYLHCIVYNLGNNTVSWIRDADLHILTVAQYTYTADDRFEVIHSPDSNSNSWILKIKSVQPRDSGRYECQVNTHPTDPITFPVYLSVFVPTARILGSPERYVYRGSTINLTCIINHKPESTTEIFWYHNNKVINYDNRDSRVSVITDRGAVTKTILLIHDAHDGATGTYSCVPSPSATASVRIHILNGDSTAAILTNAGRPRHVCRAPFTLALALLTCLLCDVTIRDFLK; translated from the exons GAGACCCAACCGCCGGGACATTCCTGAACTCGTACGGCAAGGCCTTCGAGGGCAGCGAGGGAAGGCCCCACACGCAGCCGTGGGAACCGCCCCCCTCCTCGGGCCCTGTGTTCGACCCCTCGCCCCCCCACAACGTGACTGCTGTGAAGGGCGAGAATGCCTATCTCCACTGCATCGTTTACAACCTTGGTAACAATACG GTATCCTGGATCCGCGACGCCGACCTGCACATCCTGACGGTGGCGCAGTACACCTACACCGCCGACGACCGGTTCGAGGTGATCCACTCCCCggactccaactccaactcctggATTCTGAAGATCAAGTCAGTTCAGCCGAGAGACTCAGGTCGCTACGAGTGCCAGGTCAACACGCACCCGACTGACCCCATCACGTTCCCCGTCTACCTGTCCGTCTTCG TACCCACAGCCCGTATCCTGGGTTCACCTGAGCGGTATGTGTACAGGGGCTCGACCATCAACCTCACCTGCATTATCAACCATAAGCCTGAATCCACAACGGAGATCTTCTGGTACCATAACAATAAG gtGATCAACTACGACAACCGGGACAGCCGCGTGAGCGTGATCACGGACCGCGGCGCCGTCACCAAGACCATCCTGCTGATCCACGACGCGCACGACGGCGCCACCGGGACCTACTCGTGCGTGCCCTCGCCCTCCGCCACCGCCTCCGTCAGGATACACATCCTCAACG gAGACTCCACAGCCGCCATCCTGACGAACGCCGGACGCCCTCGCCATGTGTGCCGCGCTCCGTTCacgctcgctctcgccctcctCACCTGCCTGCTCTGTGACGTCACAATCCGGGACTTTCTGAAGTGA